The following proteins are co-located in the Phragmites australis chromosome 10, lpPhrAust1.1, whole genome shotgun sequence genome:
- the LOC133930802 gene encoding caffeoyl-CoA O-methyltransferase 1-like, giving the protein MATTSADATAQPANGNGEQKTRHSEVGHKSLLKSDDLYQYILETSVYPREPESMKELREITAKHPWNLMTTSADEGQFLNMLLKLIGAKKTMEIGVYTGYSLLATALAIPEDGTVLAMDINRENYELGLPCIEKAGVAHKIDFREGPALPLLDQLLEDEANHGSFDFVFVDADKDNYLNYHERLMKLVKLGGLVGYDNTLWNGSVVLPADAPMRKYIRYYRDFVLELNKALAADDRVEICQLPVGDGITLCRRVK; this is encoded by the exons ATGGCAACCACGTCAGCCGACGCGACGGCGCAGCCGGCCAACGGCAACGGCGAGCAGAAGACGCGCCACTCCGAGGTCGGCCACAAGAGCCTGCTCAAGAGCGACGACCTCTACCAG TACATCCTGGAGACGAGCGTGTACCCGCGCGAGCCGGAGAGCATGAAGGAGCTCCGCGAGATCACCGCCAAGCACCCATG GAACCTGATGACGACGTCGGCGGACGAGGGGCAGTTCCTCAACATGCTGCTCAAGCTCATCGGCGCCAAGAAGACCATGGAGATCGGCGTCTACACCGGCTACTCCCTCCTCGCCACCGCCCTCGCCATCCCCGAGGACGGCACG GTCTTGGCCATGGACATCAACCGCGAGAACTACGAGCTCGGCCTGCCCTGCATCGAGAAGGCCGGCGTCGCCCACAAGATCGACTTCCGCGAGGGCcccgccctccccctcctcgaccagctcctcgAAGAC GAGGCGAACCACGGGTCGTTCGACTTCGTGTTCGTGGACGCGGACAAGGACAACTACCTCAACTACCACGAGCGGCTGATGAAGCTGGTGAAGCTGGGTGGCCTCGTCGGCTACGATAACACGCTGTGGAACGGCTCCGTCGTGCTCCCCGCCGACGCGCCCATGCGCAAGTACATCCGCTACTACCGCGACTTCGTGCTCGAGCTCAACAAGGCGCTCGCCGCCGACGACCGCGTCGAGATCTGCCAGCTCCCCGTCGGCGACGGAATCACCCTCTGTCGCCGCGTCAAGTGA
- the LOC133930803 gene encoding protein ALP1-like, whose protein sequence is MKPAQRDRTRVTVDESGIIAVASRRSPPLQTKSSRLLQDRRLNHRTTTTTMRHALQQHPRLSMTPPPAPLLLLTTHSAAAAALLLFLLDPAAARARKRRRRDADHDADDPVPPAPPPPEQPPPPPPPLPLPPTSPDHFPLAFRVSAPTFHFLAGLLDPLLSHPSLPSPVLLALALARLASGLPYPALAALFRVPPSAPRAASRRLRRVLLANFRFWLAFPSEPSSASSAPLPSCRGALGCARFAGPTGPLAAQLVAGASSRVLSLAAGFRGDRTDLEVLRLSSLYQEVEQGRVLDSAQYLVADGGGYPLLLWLMVPFPGPVVPGSPEAEFNAAHKAMCRPVRRAVRSLMGWGAIARLHEEESPRAAVACIGTCAMLHNVLLTREDYSALAPEEEAESVLGGMQSQGDDTGAGAEGFEVDGRALALRSALAATMRDLQAPD, encoded by the coding sequence ATGAAACCGGCCCAAAGGGACCGAACGCGAGTGACCGTGGACGAAAGCGGCATCATCGCTGTCGCGTCACGGCGATCGCCTCCCCTCCAAACGAAATCCTCCCGTCTTTTGCAAGACCGACGGCTCAACCaccgcaccaccaccaccaccatgcgGCATGCGCTCCAACAGCACCCGCGCCTCTCCATGACGCCCCCGCCcgcgccgctcctcctcctcaccacccactccgccgccgccgccgcgctcctcctcttcctcctcgacccagccgccgcccgcgcGCGCAAGCGCAGGCGCCGCGACGCCGACCACGACGCGGACGACCCCGTCCCTCCGGCTCCCCCGCCCCCggagcagccgccgccgccgccgccgccgctgccgctgccgcccaCGAGCCCGGACCACTTCCCGCTCGCGTTCCGCGTCTCGGCACCCACCTTCCACTTCCTCGCTGGCCTCCTCGACCCGCTCCTCTCCCACCCCTCCCTCCCGTCCCCGGTGCtcctcgcgctcgcgctcgcgcGCCTCGCGTCGGGCCTACCCTACCCGGCGCTCGCGGCGCTCTTCCGCGTGCCGCCCTCGGCCCCTCGCgccgcctcccgccgcctccgccgcgtgCTCCTCGCCAACTTCCGATTCTGGCTCGCCTTCCCCTCCGAGCCGAGCAGCGCCTCCTCCGCCCCGCTCCCCTCTTGCCGCGGCGCGCTCGGATGCGCGCGCTTCGCCGGCCCGACGGGCCCGCTCGCCGCGCAGCTCGTGGCGGGCGCCTCCTCCCGTGTCCTCTCCCTTGCTGCCGGTTTCCGCGGCGATCGCACGGACCTCGAGGTGCTGAGGCTGTCGTCTTTGTACCAGGAGGTCGAGCAGGGGAGGGTGCTTGACTCCGCGCAGTACTTGGTTGCGGATGGGGGCGGGTACCCGCTGCTGCTCTGGCTCATGGTGCCGTTCCCAGGACCGGTGGTGCCTGGCTCCCCGGAGGCGGAGTTCAACGCTGCGCACAAGGCAATGTGCCGCCCGGTGAGACGCGCTGTCCGGAGCTTGATGGGGTGGGGGGCCATCGCGCGGCTCCACGAGGAGGAGAGCCCTCGTGCGGCTGTGGCGTGCATTGGGACGTGCGCCATGCTCCACAACGTGTTGCTGACAAGGGAGGATTACTCTGCATTGGCACCGGAAGAGGAGGCAGAGAGTGTTTTGGGGGGAATGCAGAGCCAGGGAGATGACACTGGTGCTGGAGCAGAAGGATTCGAGGTTGATGGGCGTGCATTAGCGTTGCGGAGCGCATTGGCAGCAACAATGAGGGACCTTCAAGCGCCTGATTAG
- the LOC133930804 gene encoding transcription factor PIF3-like isoform X1, which produces MDERGLGGFGGRRAAVQDHDHHGREAMLLLQHQQQRRRQLEEEEEEVRRQMFGEVAAFPAALGHGQLVDCGEESGGLGDSDVGGSEPEPAPARPRGGSGSKRSRAAEVHNLSEKRRRSRINEKMKALQSLIPNSNKTDKASMLDEAIEYLKQLQVQVQMLSMRNGVYLNPPYLSGALEPAQASQMFAALGGGNITASNSGAVMPPVNQSSGAHQAFDPLNPAPQNQPLSLILPSVPDKTIPETPFQLESSQSHLRSFQMPESSEMMLRGEIMAKHQLTSAQARVNLPGNDVNPIRQEPSIVNADHFDGCSRSKE; this is translated from the exons ATGGATGAGCGGGGGCTGGGTGGGTTCGGCGGGCGCCGCGCGGCGGTGCAGGACCACGACCACCACGGGCGGGAGGCGATGCTGCTCCTGCAGCATCAgcaacagcggcggcggcagctggaggaggaggaggaggaggtgcggcGCCAgatgttcggcgaggtggcggcgtTCCCGGCGGCGCTGGGCCACGGCCAGCTCGTGGACTGCGGGGAGGAGTCGGGCGGCCTCGGCGACAGCGACGTGGGCGGGTCGGAACCagagccggcgccggcgcggccgcgCGGGGGGTCCGGCAGCAAGCGGAGCCGCGCCGCCGAGGTGCACAACCTCTCCGAGAAG AGGAGGAGAAGCAGGATCAACGAGAAGATGAAGGCGCTGCAGAGCCTGATACCGAACTCCAACAAG aCTGACAAGGCATCCATGCTGGACGAGGCCATTGAGTATCTGAAGCAACTGCAGGTCCAAGTGCAG ATGCTGTCTATGAGAAATGGTGTTTACTTGAACCCACCGTATTTATCTGGAGCACTTGAGCCTGCGCAAGCATCACAAATGTTTGCTGCACTTGGCGGGGGCAACATCACAGCATCAAACTCTGGGGCAGTGATGCCACCTGTAAACCAAAGTTCAGGAGCTCATCAGGCATTTGACCCATTAAATCCTGCTCCACAAAATCAACCTCTATCTCTTATCTTACCAAGTGTTCCTGACAAAACCATTCCAGAGACTccatttcaattggaatcatcACAGTCCCATCTTCGATCGTTTCAGATGCCTGAATCTTCTGAG ATGATGCTCCGGGGGGAGATAATGGCAAAGCATCAGCTAACTTCAGCTCAAGCAAGAGTTAATCTGCCAG GAAACGATGTGAACCCAATTAGGCAAGAACCATCCATCGTGAACGCTGATCATTTTGATGGTTGCTCACGTAGCAAAGAGTGA
- the LOC133930804 gene encoding transcription factor SPATULA-like isoform X2, protein MDERGLGGFGGRRAAVQDHDHHGREAMLLLQHQQQRRRQLEEEEEEVRRQMFGEVAAFPAALGHGQLVDCGEESGGLGDSDVGGSEPEPAPARPRGGSGSKRSRAAEVHNLSEKRRRSRINEKMKALQSLIPNSNKTDKASMLDEAIEYLKQLQVQVQMLSMRNGVYLNPPYLSGALEPAQASQMFAALGGGNITASNSGAVMPPVNQKTPFQLESSQSHLRSFQMPESSEMMLRGEIMAKHQLTSAQARVNLPGNDVNPIRQEPSIVNADHFDGCSRSKE, encoded by the exons ATGGATGAGCGGGGGCTGGGTGGGTTCGGCGGGCGCCGCGCGGCGGTGCAGGACCACGACCACCACGGGCGGGAGGCGATGCTGCTCCTGCAGCATCAgcaacagcggcggcggcagctggaggaggaggaggaggaggtgcggcGCCAgatgttcggcgaggtggcggcgtTCCCGGCGGCGCTGGGCCACGGCCAGCTCGTGGACTGCGGGGAGGAGTCGGGCGGCCTCGGCGACAGCGACGTGGGCGGGTCGGAACCagagccggcgccggcgcggccgcgCGGGGGGTCCGGCAGCAAGCGGAGCCGCGCCGCCGAGGTGCACAACCTCTCCGAGAAG AGGAGGAGAAGCAGGATCAACGAGAAGATGAAGGCGCTGCAGAGCCTGATACCGAACTCCAACAAG aCTGACAAGGCATCCATGCTGGACGAGGCCATTGAGTATCTGAAGCAACTGCAGGTCCAAGTGCAG ATGCTGTCTATGAGAAATGGTGTTTACTTGAACCCACCGTATTTATCTGGAGCACTTGAGCCTGCGCAAGCATCACAAATGTTTGCTGCACTTGGCGGGGGCAACATCACAGCATCAAACTCTGGGGCAGTGATGCCACCTGTAAACCAAA AGACTccatttcaattggaatcatcACAGTCCCATCTTCGATCGTTTCAGATGCCTGAATCTTCTGAG ATGATGCTCCGGGGGGAGATAATGGCAAAGCATCAGCTAACTTCAGCTCAAGCAAGAGTTAATCTGCCAG GAAACGATGTGAACCCAATTAGGCAAGAACCATCCATCGTGAACGCTGATCATTTTGATGGTTGCTCACGTAGCAAAGAGTGA
- the LOC133930807 gene encoding serine/threonine-protein phosphatase PP1: MDAAAVDDVIRRLLEARGGRTPRNAQVTDAEIRRLCAAAKDVFLSQPNLLELEAPIKICGDIHGQYSDLLRLFEYGGYPPEANYLFLGDYVDRGKQSIETICLLLAYKIKYPENFFLLRGNHECASINRIYGFFDECKRRFNVRLWKTFTDCFNCLPVAALIDDKILCMHGGLSPELKNMDQIRNIARPVDVPDHGLLCDLLWSDPDKEVEGWGENDRGVSYTFGADKVAEFLQKHDLDLVCRAHQVVEDGYEFFAKRQLVTIFSAPNYCGEFDNAGAMMSIDDSLTCSFQILKPSEKKGKAGTGNMSKPGTPPRKIKINII, translated from the exons ATGGACGCGGCGGCGGTCGACGACGTGATCCGGCGGCTCCTCGAGGCCCGCGGCGGGCGGACGCCGCGCAACGCGCAGGTGACGGACGCGGAGATCCGGAGGCTCTGCGCCGCCGCCAAGGATGTGTTCCTCTCCCAGCCCAACCTCCTCGAGCTCGAGGCCCCCATCAAGATATGCG GGGATATCCATGGCCAGTATTCTGATCTTCTTCGTTTATTCGAGTATGGTGGCTATCCACCTGAGGCTAACTATCTGTTTCTGGGTGACTACGTTGATAGAGGAAAACAGAGTATAGAAACGATATGCCTTCTCCTTGCATACAAGATAAAGTACCCGGAGAACTTCTTTCTTCTCAGGGGAAACCATGAATGTGCATCTATCAACCGAATATATGGATTTTTTGATGAATGCAAGAGGAGATTCAATGTTCGTCTGTGGAAAACCTTCACAGATTGTTTCAACTGCCTCCCAGTGGCTGCACTTATTGATGATAAGATCTTGTGCATGCATGGGGGTTTGTCTCCTGAGTTGAAGAATATGGACCAGATACGTAACATTGCCCGTCCTGTGGATGTGCCTGACCATGGCCTTCTCTGTGATCTGCTATGGTCTGACCCTGATAAAGAAGTTGAAGGGTGGGGTGAGAATGACAGGGGTGTATCCTACACCTTCGGAGCTGACAAGGTTGCTGAGTTTCTTCAGAAACATGATTTAGATCTGGTCTGCAGGGCCCATCAG GTCGTTGAGgatggttatgaattttttGCAAAGCGCCAGCTTGTAACCATATTCTCCGCACCCAACTACTGTGGCGAGTTCGACAATGCTGGTGCTATGATGAGCATTGATGATTCACTGACATGTTCATTCCAGATTCTAAAGCCTtctgaaaagaaaggaaaagcagGAACGGGGAACATGTCAAAACCTGGAACACCTCCCAGgaagataaaaattaatatcatTTAG